In Drosophila busckii strain San Diego stock center, stock number 13000-0081.31 chromosome 4, ASM1175060v1, whole genome shotgun sequence, the following proteins share a genomic window:
- the LOC108607380 gene encoding kinesin-II 95 kDa subunit isoform X2: MGENVKVIVRCRPMNQKEISNKCDTVVESGAYEVTVLNPSARNAPRKSFTFDNVYDGLSKSETIYNDMCYSLVESTLEGYNGTIFAYGQTGCGKTHTMQGDSNLMNEPSKGIIQQCFDHIFETISMATNVRYLALVSYLEIYNENIRDLLIIDEPVTTSKNPVNHLLKDVPGVGITVPTLTTQAVVNAKECYNWLRIGNKNRITAATLMNEKSSRSHTIFTINLEQIQGSTPTHPMLGGIRRGKLNLVDLAGSERQCKTGTFGERLREATKINLSLSALGNVISALVDGKKKHVPYRDSKLTRLLQES; this comes from the exons atgggTGAAAATGTTAAAGTTATAGTGCGTTGTCGCCCAATGAATCAAAAGGAAATTAGTAACAAATGCGAT ACTGTAGTTGAGAGTGGAGCTTACGAGGTAACTGTATTGAATCCTTCAGCACGGAATGCACCACGGAAATCGTTTACTTTTGACAATGTCTACGATGGACTGTCAAAGTCTGAAACAATATACAATGATATGTGCTACTCATTGGTGGAGAGCACATTAGAAGGCTACAATGGGACAATATTTGCATACGGCCAGACAGGATGTGGCAAGACCCACACTATGCAG ggCGATAGTAACCTGATGAATGAGCCAAGCAAGGGCATTATACAGCAATGCTTTGATCATATATTTGAGACTATATCAATGGCGACTAACGTGAGATACCTGGCATTAGTAAGCTATTTGGAAATCTATAATGAAAATATCAGAGATTTGTTAATCATTGATGAACCAGTAACCACGTCAAAAAATCCTGTAAATCATCTACTTAAGGATGTCCCAGGAGTAGGTATCACAGTGCCGACTCTAACGACTCAAGCTGTGGTAAATGCAAAAGAATGTTACAACTGGCTAAGAATTGGTAATAAAAATCGCATTACCGCTGCCACATTGATGAATGAAAAGAGCTCACGTTCACATACAATATTCACGATTAATCTTGAGCAAATCCAAGGCTCAACTCCAACACATCCGATGTTGGGCGGCATCCGAAGGGGCAAATTAAACCTCGTTGATTTGGCTGGTTCTGAGCGACAGTGCAAAACAGGAACGTTCGGGGAGAGATTGCGCGaggcaacaaaaatcaacCTGTCTTTATCGGCACTGGGGAATGTAATATCTGCACTAGTTGATGGAAAAAAGAAGCATGTACCGTATCGTGACTCAAAACTAACTCGGTTACTGCAG GAATCCTGA
- the LOC108607380 gene encoding osmotic avoidance abnormal protein 3 isoform X1, translating to MGENVKVIVRCRPMNQKEISNKCDTVVESGAYEVTVLNPSARNAPRKSFTFDNVYDGLSKSETIYNDMCYSLVESTLEGYNGTIFAYGQTGCGKTHTMQGDSNLMNEPSKGIIQQCFDHIFETISMATNVRYLALVSYLEIYNENIRDLLIIDEPVTTSKNPVNHLLKDVPGVGITVPTLTTQAVVNAKECYNWLRIGNKNRITAATLMNEKSSRSHTIFTINLEQIQGSTPTHPMLGGIRRGKLNLVDLAGSERQCKTGTFGERLREATKINLSLSALGNVISALVDGKKKHVPYRDSKLTRLLQDSLGGNTKTIMISCISPADVNYDETLSTLRYASRAKCISNLPKINEDPKDAKLRQYQEEILELKRLLVESQQQGNSESTDDNYRQQQRRLYEETLKMPQQMTEKSKRQVSAHEIDRNLNKNSQLEGEDFQLQVQKRVDIIKHVLIGGERVNDLQLKERHRMRKLEAKRIAHALSRIVSEDRDLLQGHYSSIQQEINIKNDHIKRCAQKIKMLEREVADLNSEFQLDREDYLEEIRNLGRNLKFYQILLHKAQPILRKSGKNW from the exons atgggTGAAAATGTTAAAGTTATAGTGCGTTGTCGCCCAATGAATCAAAAGGAAATTAGTAACAAATGCGAT ACTGTAGTTGAGAGTGGAGCTTACGAGGTAACTGTATTGAATCCTTCAGCACGGAATGCACCACGGAAATCGTTTACTTTTGACAATGTCTACGATGGACTGTCAAAGTCTGAAACAATATACAATGATATGTGCTACTCATTGGTGGAGAGCACATTAGAAGGCTACAATGGGACAATATTTGCATACGGCCAGACAGGATGTGGCAAGACCCACACTATGCAG ggCGATAGTAACCTGATGAATGAGCCAAGCAAGGGCATTATACAGCAATGCTTTGATCATATATTTGAGACTATATCAATGGCGACTAACGTGAGATACCTGGCATTAGTAAGCTATTTGGAAATCTATAATGAAAATATCAGAGATTTGTTAATCATTGATGAACCAGTAACCACGTCAAAAAATCCTGTAAATCATCTACTTAAGGATGTCCCAGGAGTAGGTATCACAGTGCCGACTCTAACGACTCAAGCTGTGGTAAATGCAAAAGAATGTTACAACTGGCTAAGAATTGGTAATAAAAATCGCATTACCGCTGCCACATTGATGAATGAAAAGAGCTCACGTTCACATACAATATTCACGATTAATCTTGAGCAAATCCAAGGCTCAACTCCAACACATCCGATGTTGGGCGGCATCCGAAGGGGCAAATTAAACCTCGTTGATTTGGCTGGTTCTGAGCGACAGTGCAAAACAGGAACGTTCGGGGAGAGATTGCGCGaggcaacaaaaatcaacCTGTCTTTATCGGCACTGGGGAATGTAATATCTGCACTAGTTGATGGAAAAAAGAAGCATGTACCGTATCGTGACTCAAAACTAACTCGGTTACTGCAG gACTCATTAGGTGGCAATACGAAAACGATTATGATCTCGTGTATATCACCAGCGGATGTGAATTATGACGAAACTCTGTCAACCTTACGATACGCAAGTCGGGCAAAATGTATATCAAATTTACCGAAGATCAATGAGGATCCAAAAGATGCTAAGCTTCGCCAATATCAGGAGGAGATCCTGGAGCTGAAAAGGTTGCTCGTTGAGAGCCAGCAACAAGGAAATAGTGAGTCTACCGATGATAAttacaggcaacagcaacgtcGTTTATATGAGGAAACCCTAAAAATGCCCCAGCAAATGACTGAAAAGAGTAAGCGTCAAGTATCTGCTCATGAAATcgatagaaatttaaataaaaacagtcaATTAGAAGGCGAGgattttcaattgcaagtACAAAAGCGAGTCGATATAATTAAACATGTCCTTATCGGAGGTGAACGAGTCAACGATTTACAACTAAAAGAACGTCATAGGATGCGTAAATTGGAAGCTAAGCGTATTGCGCATGCACTTAGCCGAATCGTAAGTGAGGACCGCGACTTGTTGCAGGGACACTATAGCAGTATACAAcaagaaattaatataaaaaacgaCCATATTAAGAGATGTGcgcagaaaattaaaatgcttgagAGAGAAGTTGCCGACCTGAATTCTGAATTTCAGTTAGATCGCGAAGATTATTTAGAGGAAATCCGCAACCTTGGacgtaatttaaaattttatcaaattttattgcacaaaGCTCAACCAATTCTTCGTAAAAGTGGCAAAAATTGGTAA